The DNA sequence TATTGAATTCGGTGGGGAAATGATTGATTTCGTCTACGAGCAGGAAGCCAACTGGAAGGAGCTCCCTTGGAAATTTGAGGCGGGAACACCTAATATTGCAGGAAGTATTGCTTTGGGAGCGGCTCTGGATTATCTGGATAAGATTGGTATGGAGGCGGTCCATGCCCACGAGCAAGAGCTGGTGGCCTATGTTCTGCCCAAATTACAGACTATTAAGGGCTTGACAATTTATGGGCCTGAAGATCCTAATCAGCATACTGGTGTCATCGCCTTTAATCTGGATGGTGTCCATCCTCATGATTTAGCTACTGCTCTGGATTACGAAGGCGTAGCTGTTCGGGCAGGTCACCATTGTGCCCAGCCTTTGATTAACCATCTGGGAATTCATTCAGCTGCTCGGGCAAGTTTTTACCTCTATAATAGTAAGGAAGATTGTGATAAATTGGTTCAAGCAATCATAGCAGCAAAGGAGTTTTTCAATGGCACTCTCTAGTTTGAATAATCTCTATAAAATGGTGATTGCAGAGCATTCTCAAAGTCCTCACCATCATGGCTTTTTAGAAGGGGTTGAACAGCTTCAGCTCAGTAACCCTACCTGCGGCGATGTCATTAATTTGTCTGTCAAATTCGATGGTGATGTCATCGAGGATATTGCTTTTGCTGGGGATGGTTGCACCATTTCAACAGCTTCTTCCAGCATGATGACCGATGCTGTCATCGGCAAGACCAAGGATGAGGCCCTGCATCTGGCAGAAATTTTCTCCAAAATGGTCCAGGGACAAAAAGATGACCAACAAAAAGAATTGGGTGAAGCGGAACTTATGGCAGGGGTCGCTAAGTTTCCCCAGCGGATCAAGTGTGCTACTCTTTCCTGGAATGGTCTGAAAAAGGCTATCGAAAGAGATGGTGAACAAAAGTAAAAAATGGGAAAGGGACTTCGGCAGGAGTCCTTTTTTGCTTTTACGAATAAATAGGTGAGATTATTCGTGAAAGGAGTTGCATGTCATGAAAAAGGAGAAATTTTTATCGCTGACTCTCTTGTTTCTTCTGTCGAGCTCTTACCTAGCTCCGGGAGTAACACTGGCAGAGTCTGTCAGTAACTCAGTTCGTAGTCCTAGAGAGGAACAGGGAGACGTTGGAGACAGTGAAAATGGGGAGGTCAGTTCCAGCACCTCACAAGAAGAGAAAAAATCAGTGGACGAAAAGAGTAAAGCAGAAACAAAGTCCACGGATGAGGCGTCTTCAGAAGAGGACAGTGCCGACTCTGTAAAACCATCCGATAAAGAGGAGCAGCCGGCAGTTCCTAAAGAAGAGGGAGGTGACCGTGCTTCCAATCAATCCGATTCTTCCCCCTCAAAAGATTCTCATGTGCAATCGGAAAGCCATCAGGAAGCTTCTCAGCTTACAGGTCAGGATAACCAAGCTGGACAAGATACTGAGTCTGCCGAAGGCTCACAGGTAGAACAGCAACTTTCTGATGAGAGTGGCCCTGACCAGAATGAGGAGTCGAAATCGAAACCAGTGGCGGAAAAGAAACCAGCAAAATCAGAAAAGTTAGAGAAAGAATCAGTTTTTTACCGCCAGTTACCTCCACTGCCACTTGTTCAAACAAATGTGCTGGTCAGCCCATTTTTTGATAGCTACTGGGCAGAGAAGCCAGCTGCTGTCTACGTTAGTGATACGGAAGATAAAGAGTCTGCTGATCCTTTGACCTATACTACGTATGTAGAGCATTGGTCAGGTCAGGATGCTTATAATCACAATCTTCTTTCCCATCGCTATGGTGTCAAGGCAGAGCAGTTGGACGGTTATCTGAACTCCTTAGGACTGGCCTATGATAACCGGCGGATCAACGGGGAACTGCTCCTCAAATGGGAGAAGGAGACTGGCCTTGATGTACGGGCGATTGTCGCTATAGCTCTCCACGAAAGTTCTTTAGGGACTGCTGGGGTAGCGATGCTTCCAGGTGCCAATATGTTTGGCTATGGAGCTTTTGATAACAATCCTAATCAGGCTAGTCATTTTAACGATAGCCAAGCTATTTCTAAAATGGTAGGGCAGACGATTATTCAAAATAAAAACTGGACTTTCAAAATACAAGACGACAAGGCGAGAAAGAATGCCTTGGGCCAGTTGGATGTCATTCGTGATGGTGGTGTCTATTTTACCGATAGCTCAGGCAGTGGCAGGCGACGGGCGCAAACGATGCAGGATCTTGATGATTGGATTGATCAACATGGCGGGACCCCAGAAATACCAGAAAAGTTAAAGCACTTGTCTGGTATCAGTCAGGCGTCCTTGCCGACAGGCTACCAGCTTTCTCGTCCTATGAATCCTCAAGCTTACCTAGCGTTCTCCTATCCTTGGGGTCAGTGCACCTGGTATGTCTACAATCGGGCTCGTGAATTGGGTTACGGATTTGATCCCTATATGGGCAATGGTGGAGACTGGCAATTCAAACCGAGTTACGATCTTAGTCACCAGCCAAAGGTGGGTTATGCTGTTTCTTTTGCACCAGGCCAAGCTGGAGCGGACCCAGATTACGGTCATGTGGCCATTGTTGAGCAGGTCAAGAAGGACGGTTCCATCCTTATTTCTGAATCTAATGCCTTGGCTTCTGGTGTCATTTCTTATCGGATTTTTACAGCTGACCAAGCTGCTGAACTGACTTATGTGATTGGTAAACCTCTTACGTGATAATCTTTGGCTAGGAACATTTTTTGTTTGAGCATCCCTGTTCTTGGGAGCGAGAATTAGTATTTCTCCTTTAGCCATGTTATAATGGTCAAAACTTTGATGTTCGAATCTTTTTCTGGATCGGCTAAAGGAGGTATTATGTCTTATTTTGAAAATTTTATCAAGGCTAACCAAGCCTATATTGACCGACATGGGACAGCTCATCTGCCCATAAAGCCAAAGACCAAGGTCGCTATTATTACTTGTATGGACGCCCGTCTCCATGTTGCTCCGGCTCTAGGTCTAGATCTTGGAGATGCCCATATATTGAGAAATGCCGGTGGCCGTGTAACCGAGGATATGATTCGTTCTCTTGTTATTTCAGAACAATTGCTTGGGACGCACGAAATTGTTGTTCTACATCATACAGACTGTGGCATGCTTACATTTAAAAATGAGGAGCTAGCTGATTTTGTTGAGAGTAAGTTGCACCAAAATGTACATGATCAGGATTTTCTTCCATTTAGTGATCTTGAGGCCAGTGTTTGTGAGGATGTCAACCTCTTACGGGATTCTCCGCTGATTCCAGATGACATTGTTATCTCTGGTGCTATCTATGATGTTGACAGTGGCCATATTTCAGCAGTTGAGTGCTAACGGGAAGTCAGCCTAAGACTTTGGGCTGATTTTTCTTTTGGTCTATTGACAAGCTTTGGGTTAACCCGCTATACTGAGACTATTATTAAAGAAATGAGCGAAAAAAATTATGTCTGATAATCATATGACTTACCGTATTGATAGCAATATGCAGTTCCCGTTGGTAGAAATTTTCCTTGAAGCAGGAGAGTCGGCCTATATCCAGCGCGGAAGCATGGTTTACCATACCCCATCAATCACACTTAACACCAAGCTTAATGCTAAGGGAGATGGTTTAGGTAAACTCTTTAAGGCCGTCGGTCGCTCCATGACTTCTGGTGAATCAGCTTTTATTACTCAAGCAGTTTCCAATGCAGATGATGGCCGTCTGGCTTTGCCCCTTCCATGCCTGGTCAGATTATTGCTCTGGAATTGGGAGCCAAACAGTACCGCCTTAACGATGGAGCCTTTCTCGCTCTGGATGGTTCTGCCCAATATACCATGGAGCGCCAGTCAGTTGGACGGGCCTTCTTTGGTGGTCAGGGTGGTCTCTTTATTATGACAACCCAAGGTCAAGGGACACTCTTAGCTAATAGCTTTGGTTCCATTCAGAAAATCGAGCTTAACCAGCAGGAGATTACGATTGATAATGCTCATGTGGTTGCTTGGTCCAGAGAGTTGGATTACCAAATCCATTTGGAAAATGGCTTTCTGCAATCTATCGGTACAGGTGAAGGTATTGTTAATACCTTCCGTGGCAGCGGTGAAATCTATGTACAAAGTCTCAATATTGAAACCTTTGCCCAAGTTATCGGTGGCCATTTAGTGACACCATCTACTAGTAACAAGGGTTCGGGGATCATGGATCTGTTTTAGATGGTTAGATTTGCAGTCTCTAGAAAATAGGGGAGGAGGGCAGGTTGACTTGCTCTCCATTTCAATTGTAACCATCAAGACCGTTTTAGTCTCGCTCACTCTGTAAAGAAGGAAGCAATATGCGAAAGTTTTTCTTAGGAATTAGCCTAATTTTATTGGCTGCCGTTATCGTATTTCAAGATTTATTTGCCCCAGCCCTAGTTGATGGCTGGGCTCTTCTTGGTCTTTGTATCACGGCCGCTTGGTTTTTAGGAAGTATCCTGCGTGCCGCTTTTACCAGTAGTTTCCTTAGTCTAGGTTTTTTCCTAATCATTTTAAATGGCCGCCTGCATTTTTTACCCTTGTCTAATAGTACAATTTTTCTCGTTGCTTTCTTAGTGGGTCTGGGGCTGGATAATTTGTTTGGAAGAAGGAAACCTTGGAATTTTAGATGGCGGACCAAGAAAAATAATCAGTATACCTATGCCCCCTATAATAGCAATGCCAGTCACAT is a window from the Streptococcus criceti HS-6 genome containing:
- the sufU gene encoding Fe-S cluster assembly sulfur transfer protein SufU, whose protein sequence is MALSSLNNLYKMVIAEHSQSPHHHGFLEGVEQLQLSNPTCGDVINLSVKFDGDVIEDIAFAGDGCTISTASSSMMTDAVIGKTKDEALHLAEIFSKMVQGQKDDQQKELGEAELMAGVAKFPQRIKCATLSWNGLKKAIERDGEQK
- a CDS encoding CHAP domain-containing protein, producing the protein MKKEKFLSLTLLFLLSSSYLAPGVTLAESVSNSVRSPREEQGDVGDSENGEVSSSTSQEEKKSVDEKSKAETKSTDEASSEEDSADSVKPSDKEEQPAVPKEEGGDRASNQSDSSPSKDSHVQSESHQEASQLTGQDNQAGQDTESAEGSQVEQQLSDESGPDQNEESKSKPVAEKKPAKSEKLEKESVFYRQLPPLPLVQTNVLVSPFFDSYWAEKPAAVYVSDTEDKESADPLTYTTYVEHWSGQDAYNHNLLSHRYGVKAEQLDGYLNSLGLAYDNRRINGELLLKWEKETGLDVRAIVAIALHESSLGTAGVAMLPGANMFGYGAFDNNPNQASHFNDSQAISKMVGQTIIQNKNWTFKIQDDKARKNALGQLDVIRDGGVYFTDSSGSGRRRAQTMQDLDDWIDQHGGTPEIPEKLKHLSGISQASLPTGYQLSRPMNPQAYLAFSYPWGQCTWYVYNRARELGYGFDPYMGNGGDWQFKPSYDLSHQPKVGYAVSFAPGQAGADPDYGHVAIVEQVKKDGSILISESNALASGVISYRIFTADQAAELTYVIGKPLT
- a CDS encoding beta-class carbonic anhydrase, producing MSYFENFIKANQAYIDRHGTAHLPIKPKTKVAIITCMDARLHVAPALGLDLGDAHILRNAGGRVTEDMIRSLVISEQLLGTHEIVVLHHTDCGMLTFKNEELADFVESKLHQNVHDQDFLPFSDLEASVCEDVNLLRDSPLIPDDIVISGAIYDVDSGHISAVEC